The Streptomyces sp. DG1A-41 genomic sequence GATCGACAAGGAGAAATCTCTGTGCGTGTGATCCGTATTGACGCCTCGGCCGCCACGATCCTGCTCACCGAAGCGCCGGCGCCGAAGGTGCGTGACCGGCAGACCGGTGAGATCGCCAAGGACGCCGTGAGCGGTGAGGCGCTGATGACGGTCGGCGTCGTCTATATCGACGAGGGTGAGTCGTCGCTGCTTCAGGTCACCGTCCCCGAGAGCGGTGTGACGGACGGTCTGACCGTCGGGGCCCCGGTCTCGCTGCCGGGGCTCATCGCCCGGCCGTGGGAGAGCGTCTTCAACGGGCAGCAGCGGCACGGCATCGCCTACCGGGCGACCGCCGTTGCTCCCGGCGCCTTCCCGATGGAGCAGGCGGGCTGATCGTCGTGACCGACCTGGTGACGTGGGCCGAGCTGGGCGGGTCGCTCGCTGCGATAGGGGGCGCGGCCTACGCCCGGCATGCCCATCCGGCGGCGTACTGGTCCACGGTCGGGCTGCCCGTCTCTGTGGCCCGGCTGCTGGCCTCCTACACCTCCACCATGGACGCGTGCGGCCTGACGGTCGAGCCGCCCCGGTGGCGGGCCCTGGCCGTCAAGGCCACGACTCGCCGTGAGGTCCGGCCGGTGCCTCCTCGCCGGGGCATGATCCGGCCCACCTCGACCGGTCTGCGGATTCGGCTGCGGCTGGCTCCGGGTCAGGAACCGGCGGACGTGGCGGCCTCGGCCGAACGGCTGCGGCATGCCTGGGGTGTTCACGCCGTCTATGTGCGGGACGTCAAGCCCGGCGTCGTGGAACTGCGGCTCGTCGGCTTCGACGTCCTGCGGAAGGTGCGGATGCCTCGCCGGACCGAAGCTGGTCCGCTCCGCGTGCCGGTGGCTCTGCGTGAGGACGCAACCGCCTTCGTAAGGGACTACCGGGCCGTACCTCACGAACTCGTGCTCGGCGCCACGCTGTCCGGCAAGTCCATGTTCCTGCGGAACCTGCTTGCCGGGCTGGCCGCTCAGCCGGTGGTCCTGGTCGGGATCGACTGCAAGCGCGGTGTGGAGCTGGCGCCGTTCGCTCCTCGGCTCTCCGCGCTGGCGACCGATCCGGAGCAGGCGGCCGAGCTGCTGCCCGTGCTCGTCAAGGAAATGGAGGACCGGTACGACCTGATCAAAGCGCGGCAGGGCATCGCGCCCGGCACCCCGGATGAGCTGATCACCTCGGACGTCTGGGGCCTGCCGGAGGACGAACGCCCGGCTCCCATCGTGCTGTTCGTCGATGAAGTGGCCGAACTCTTCCTCGTCGCCACGAGGAAGGAGGAAGAGCGACGGGACGAGATGGTCACCCAGCTCATCCGGCTCGCCCAGCTCGGCCGTGCGGCCGGCATCTATCTGGAGGTGTGCGGGCAGCGCTTCGGGGCCGAGTTGGGCAAGGGGGCGACCATGCTTCGGGCTCAGCTCACCGGCCGGGTCTGCCATCGGGTGAACGACGAAGCGTCCGCGAAGATGGCGCTCGGTGACATCGCCCCTGAGGCTGTCCTGGCCGCCTGCGCCATCGCCGCCGAGTTGCCCGGCCTCGCCGTCGTCGGCGACACGTCCGGCGGCTGGTCCCGCATCCGCACCCCTCACCTGTCCCTCGCCGACGCTGCGGCCACCTGCCGCGAGACGGCGCACCTCGCCCCGGACGTTCCGGCGCTCGCGCCGTTCCGGCCTCACGTTCCACCCGTGCCGGTGAAGGAGTCCGGTCCCCTGGCCACTCCTCAGCCGATCACCGAGTAACCGACTCGCTCCCACGGTCGGCGTGGCCGTCCCGCGCCAAGTCCCTACCCCACCCATGCCCGAAACTGGAAGGAGTGGCCGTGCGCGCCCTGCCCGTCCGTGTGGACGCCGTGCTCGTTCAAGCGGTGATCGCCGCCGCACTGTCCTTCGCTCACCTGCATGACCTGGCACTCGCCGCCGGACAGGACGGCTGGAAGGCCTGGGCCTATCCGGTCTCTGTCGACCTGCTGTTGGTCGCGGCCTGGCGGCGTCTGCGCTCCGGTGAGTCGAAGACGGCCGGGTGGTGCTGGTTCGTCGTCGCGCTGACCGCGTCCCTCGGCGCCAACGTCGCCACCGCCGGTCTGCTCGACCTGGAGAACGTACCGGCCTGGCTCCGCATCCTCGTCGCCGGCTGGCCTGCGGTCGCCTTCCTCGGCGGCACGCTGCTCGCTCACGGAGCAGCGCATCCCAGCGCGGACCCGGCGACGGCACCGGAACCGCCTTCGACGGCACAGGCGCCGGGACGGACCGCCGCAGACATCGAGCCGCCCGCGGCTGCGCCTGAACTGCCGTCCGCCGCACCGAAGTCGGCGCCGCCGCCTGCATCCCCGGTACCACCCGCGCTTGTCACCCTCGCCCGCAAGGTCGCCGACGAACACCGCGCCAGGACCGGGACCGACATCGACACCTCGACCCTTCGCGCCCGGCTCGGTGTGCCCATGCCGCTCGCCGAAGCCATCACCACCCAACTCACCTGACCCGGAGGAATCTCCCCCTTGCGCCCGTCCACGCTCCGCGCGCTCAAGCGCGCCGCCGAGCTGACCCGACAGAACCGACTCACCGAAGCCGTGCTGATCGCCGAACCGGTGATCCTCGCCGCCGACAGCTACGAGGGCGACGAGATCTTGCGCTGGCTGGCCGACCACGTCACCGACTTCACCGGCGAGACCGACAAGGAGACGCCCTG encodes the following:
- a CDS encoding FtsK/SpoIIIE domain-containing protein, translated to MTDLVTWAELGGSLAAIGGAAYARHAHPAAYWSTVGLPVSVARLLASYTSTMDACGLTVEPPRWRALAVKATTRREVRPVPPRRGMIRPTSTGLRIRLRLAPGQEPADVAASAERLRHAWGVHAVYVRDVKPGVVELRLVGFDVLRKVRMPRRTEAGPLRVPVALREDATAFVRDYRAVPHELVLGATLSGKSMFLRNLLAGLAAQPVVLVGIDCKRGVELAPFAPRLSALATDPEQAAELLPVLVKEMEDRYDLIKARQGIAPGTPDELITSDVWGLPEDERPAPIVLFVDEVAELFLVATRKEEERRDEMVTQLIRLAQLGRAAGIYLEVCGQRFGAELGKGATMLRAQLTGRVCHRVNDEASAKMALGDIAPEAVLAACAIAAELPGLAVVGDTSGGWSRIRTPHLSLADAAATCRETAHLAPDVPALAPFRPHVPPVPVKESGPLATPQPITE
- a CDS encoding DUF2637 domain-containing protein, whose protein sequence is MRALPVRVDAVLVQAVIAAALSFAHLHDLALAAGQDGWKAWAYPVSVDLLLVAAWRRLRSGESKTAGWCWFVVALTASLGANVATAGLLDLENVPAWLRILVAGWPAVAFLGGTLLAHGAAHPSADPATAPEPPSTAQAPGRTAADIEPPAAAPELPSAAPKSAPPPASPVPPALVTLARKVADEHRARTGTDIDTSTLRARLGVPMPLAEAITTQLT